The following are from one region of the Mus caroli chromosome 13, CAROLI_EIJ_v1.1, whole genome shotgun sequence genome:
- the LOC110307837 gene encoding survival motor neuron protein, translated as MAMGSGGAGSEQEDTVLFRRGTGQSDDSDIWDDTALIKAYDKAVASFKHALKNGDICETSDKPKGTARRKPAKKNKSQKKNATTPLKQWKVGDKCSAVWSEDGCIYPATITSIDFKRETCVVVYTGYGNREEQNLSDLLSPTCEVANSTEQNTQENESQVSTDDSEHSSRSLRSKAHSKSKAAPWTSFLPPPPPMPGSGLGPGKPGLKFNGPPLPPPPPPPPFLPCWMPPFPSGPPIIPPPPPISPDCLDDTDALGSMLISWYMSGYHTGYYMGFRQNKKEGKYSHTN; from the exons AGTGATGATTCTGACATTTGGGATGATACAGCATTGATAAAAGCTTATGATAAAGCTGTGGCTTCCTTTAAG CATGCTCTAAAGAACGGTGACATTTGTGAAACTTCAGATAAGCCAAAAGGCACAGCCAGAAGAAAACCTGCCAAGAAGAATAAAAGCCAAAAGAAGAATGCCACAACTCCCTTGAAACAG tgGAAAGTTGGTGACAAGTGTTCTGCTGTTTGGTCAGAAGACGGCTGCATTTACCCAGCTACTATTACTTCCATTGACTTTAAGAGAGAAACCTGTGTCGTGGTTTATACTGGATATGGAAACAGAGAGGAGCAAAACTTATCTGACCTACTTTCCCCGACCTGTGAAGTAGCTAATAGTACAGAACAGAACACTCAGGAG aatgAAAGTCAAGTTTCCACAGACGACAGTGAACACTCCTCCAGATCACTCAGAAGTAAAGCACACAGCAAGTCCAAAGCTGCTCCGTGGACCTCATTTCTCCCTCCACCACCCCCAATGCCAGGGTCAGGATTAGGACCAGGAAAG CCAGGTCTAAAATTCAACGGCCCGCCGCTGCCGCCTCcaccgccccctccccccttcctgcCGTGCTGGATGCCCCCGTTCCCTTCAGGACCACCA ATAATCCCGCcaccccctcccatctctcccGACTGTCTGGATGACACTGATGCCCTGGGCAGTATGCTGATCTCTTGGTACATGAGTGGCTACCACACTGGCTACTATATG GGtttcagacaaaataaaaaagaaggaaagtacTCACATACAAATTAA